From Streptomyces sp. NBC_00690, a single genomic window includes:
- the cas3 gene encoding CRISPR-associated helicase Cas3', giving the protein MSGSNFKGTEGSDPVLPGSRPSAAHTLPVGAIVPDPDRYLHLLWGKSEEKAGGTANPLLSHLLDTAAVAEQLWDTYLAPATRRMLDHTASGGGKGSGRAFFSWLCGVHDIGKATPAFQRLWPKGAQAVRAAGLQWNRHVVDSSRWRHDRAGAHLLWRLLPVGGWQEEHIEWVWPLVAGHHGAFPGLHATKPNSRDLVGRDPWPAVQSALLRHFTEQLGFQDLAAVQPQHMPSRADQLHLSGLIVMADWIASDEHHFQGVDDFERLTFDHARQRAADAWKSLRLSGGWGQLTLPGPEVFAERFGHGARPSQILVMDAARRMEAPGLLIVEAPMGEGKTKAALMAAEILAARFGADGVFVGMPTQATSDPMFSNVRAWTRAIDADLADRVALLHGKRMFNKEWRELLEGASGDPDARFGVDEYGDCHDDDPDGRTPTAEGCPRPRGPAEWFLGAKRGLLCPFVVGTIDQLLFAATRTKHVMLRMAGLAGKVVVLDEVHAADVYMSQFLREGLRWLGQAGTPVVLLSATLPPAQRRELVDAYLAGASTREEFTAEALPDPLGYPSVTAVWTAPDGSGPRYDVDSGTGWRDDLKVAVELLPERIPTPQTSVEDRQAALADANAAVVELLRSEVGAGGCALVIRNTVERAQTLHTALRDHFGDDVLLLHARLAVDARADRTAACLRLLGAPGDSAVETSRPRRLIVVATQLAEQSFDVDADLLISDLAPMDLLLQRIGRLHRHNGTSRPERLSDPRVVITGFEHDLSSKESLPRFHGGSEFIYGRHLLLRTAAQVFDAVGRAVPWSIPSQVPTLVADCYDLPPRLIQDVQNAEAAADTTSIESGPDDSLILPSWRTAAQEFRAEWETEQRKRAAKAAGFLLTRAGDREGETLAGLHYASVPGGGRDTDLDAVVRDGAPSTEVILVVRDGETYRTLSGRALTVNGEVSDEQLDDVLGGTVRLPPRYTDAAVRLPPLPGWLSHPRLRYSPALVLDAEHRSAPLADRILRYDHMLGLVEERPIAGTPAR; this is encoded by the coding sequence ATGTCTGGATCGAACTTCAAGGGCACGGAAGGCAGCGACCCCGTCCTACCCGGTAGTCGCCCCAGCGCCGCGCACACCCTTCCCGTTGGCGCGATCGTCCCCGACCCCGACCGCTACCTCCACCTCCTCTGGGGCAAGTCCGAGGAGAAGGCCGGGGGGACGGCCAATCCTCTGCTGTCGCACCTTCTTGACACCGCTGCCGTTGCCGAACAGCTCTGGGACACCTATCTCGCCCCCGCCACCCGGCGCATGCTCGATCACACCGCGAGCGGCGGCGGGAAGGGCAGTGGACGGGCGTTCTTCAGTTGGCTCTGCGGGGTTCATGACATCGGTAAGGCCACTCCCGCGTTCCAGCGACTGTGGCCCAAGGGCGCGCAGGCTGTTCGGGCTGCGGGGCTCCAGTGGAACAGGCATGTGGTCGACAGCAGCCGCTGGCGACACGACCGGGCCGGAGCACATCTGTTGTGGCGGCTGTTGCCCGTCGGTGGGTGGCAGGAGGAGCACATCGAGTGGGTGTGGCCGCTCGTCGCAGGACATCACGGCGCGTTCCCCGGGCTGCACGCCACCAAGCCGAACTCCCGCGACCTCGTGGGGCGCGATCCCTGGCCCGCGGTGCAGTCCGCGTTACTACGGCACTTCACCGAGCAGTTGGGGTTCCAGGATCTCGCCGCGGTGCAACCGCAGCACATGCCATCACGTGCCGATCAGCTCCACCTCAGCGGCCTGATCGTCATGGCCGATTGGATCGCCAGCGACGAACACCACTTCCAGGGCGTTGACGACTTTGAGCGCCTGACCTTTGACCATGCGCGGCAGCGAGCGGCCGATGCCTGGAAGTCGTTGCGCCTGTCCGGTGGCTGGGGCCAACTCACCCTTCCCGGGCCCGAGGTGTTTGCCGAACGGTTCGGCCATGGTGCCCGACCGTCGCAGATCCTCGTCATGGATGCGGCCCGTCGTATGGAGGCTCCGGGGCTGCTGATCGTTGAGGCGCCCATGGGGGAGGGCAAGACGAAGGCGGCGCTGATGGCCGCCGAGATCCTCGCCGCCAGGTTCGGCGCTGACGGCGTCTTTGTCGGGATGCCCACCCAGGCCACCAGCGACCCGATGTTCAGCAACGTACGCGCCTGGACCAGGGCCATCGACGCCGATCTCGCCGACCGGGTTGCGCTGCTGCACGGCAAGCGGATGTTCAACAAGGAGTGGCGCGAGCTGTTGGAGGGCGCTTCGGGCGACCCGGACGCCCGTTTCGGGGTCGACGAGTACGGCGACTGTCATGACGACGACCCGGACGGCCGCACCCCGACGGCCGAGGGATGTCCCCGGCCACGCGGTCCTGCCGAGTGGTTCCTCGGGGCCAAACGCGGACTGCTCTGCCCCTTCGTCGTGGGCACCATCGACCAGTTGCTGTTCGCCGCCACCCGCACCAAGCATGTGATGCTGCGCATGGCCGGACTGGCCGGCAAGGTCGTCGTCCTGGACGAGGTCCATGCCGCCGATGTCTATATGTCCCAGTTCCTCAGGGAGGGGCTGCGGTGGCTCGGGCAGGCCGGCACCCCCGTCGTCCTGCTGTCGGCGACCCTCCCGCCTGCGCAGCGCCGTGAGCTCGTCGACGCCTATCTCGCCGGGGCGTCGACCCGCGAGGAGTTCACCGCCGAGGCTCTGCCCGACCCGCTCGGCTATCCATCCGTCACCGCGGTCTGGACGGCCCCGGACGGTTCGGGACCGCGCTATGACGTGGACAGCGGGACGGGTTGGCGCGACGATCTGAAGGTTGCCGTAGAGCTGCTGCCCGAGCGCATCCCCACCCCACAGACCTCCGTCGAGGACCGCCAGGCTGCGCTGGCGGACGCCAACGCCGCCGTCGTGGAACTCCTCCGGAGTGAGGTCGGAGCCGGAGGCTGTGCGCTTGTCATCCGCAACACCGTCGAGCGCGCCCAAACCCTTCACACCGCACTGCGCGACCACTTCGGTGACGATGTGCTGTTGCTGCACGCACGACTCGCCGTCGACGCCCGAGCCGATCGCACCGCGGCCTGTCTGCGGCTGCTCGGTGCGCCCGGTGACTCGGCCGTCGAGACCTCACGTCCTCGGCGGTTGATCGTCGTGGCGACCCAGCTCGCCGAGCAGTCCTTCGATGTGGATGCCGATCTGCTCATCAGCGATCTCGCCCCCATGGACCTCCTTCTACAGCGCATCGGCCGCCTCCACCGACACAACGGCACCAGTCGACCCGAACGCCTCAGCGATCCGCGTGTGGTGATCACCGGGTTTGAACACGACCTGAGTAGTAAGGAGTCCTTGCCGCGGTTCCATGGCGGGTCCGAGTTCATCTACGGACGGCATCTGCTGCTCCGCACGGCCGCCCAGGTCTTCGATGCTGTCGGCCGTGCCGTTCCTTGGAGCATCCCTTCGCAGGTGCCCACGCTCGTCGCCGACTGTTACGACCTCCCTCCGAGGCTCATCCAAGACGTGCAGAACGCCGAAGCGGCAGCGGACACCACGAGCATCGAGTCAGGGCCGGACGATTCCCTGATCCTGCCTTCATGGCGGACCGCGGCACAGGAGTTCCGGGCGGAGTGGGAGACCGAGCAGCGCAAGCGGGCCGCGAAGGCCGCGGGCTTCCTCCTCACCCGGGCCGGTGACCGCGAGGGCGAGACCCTCGCGGGCCTGCACTACGCATCGGTACCCGGGGGCGGCCGGGACACCGATCTCGATGCCGTGGTCCGCGACGGTGCACCCAGTACGGAGGTGATCCTCGTCGTCCGGGACGGCGAGACCTACCGCACGCTTTCCGGCCGCGCCCTGACCGTGAACGGCGAGGTGTCCGACGAACAACTCGACGATGTCCTCGGCGGTACGGTCCGTCTGCCGCCCCGCTACACGGACGCGGCCGTACGACTGCCCCCGCTGCCCGGCTGGCTCAGCCATCCCCGCCTGCGCTATAGCCCCGCCCTCGTCCTTGACGCGGAACACCGCTCGGCACCCCTCGCCGACCGAATACTCCGCTACGACCACATGCTGGGCCTGGTCGAGGAACGGCCCATAGCGGGTACACCCGCACGGTGA
- the casB gene encoding type I-E CRISPR-associated protein Cse2/CasB → MPTNARADTDTTARVARRYWNQHVTGDGNWRRDAFTGSELRAAGEDLAALRSGLGRPAATVPALWRYYTSPVDGRVTRELEAEHAALALYGLHQQSQSVPMHRRGITIGAALRALHRSGRFSEEAVDRRVAAAVHTTAVPALLYRLRGLITQLRSVQQPIDYDQLMSDVWRWSHPEHRQRVRREWGLAYHAWGPSSQDQPGAGRNGEGVATTSAPSTL, encoded by the coding sequence GTGCCCACCAATGCCCGCGCCGATACCGATACAACCGCCCGGGTCGCCCGCCGCTACTGGAACCAGCATGTGACCGGAGACGGCAACTGGCGCAGGGACGCCTTCACCGGGTCCGAGCTCCGCGCCGCCGGTGAGGACCTCGCCGCCCTCCGCTCCGGGCTGGGGCGCCCGGCCGCAACCGTCCCCGCCCTCTGGCGGTACTACACCTCACCCGTCGACGGCCGGGTCACCCGCGAACTGGAGGCGGAACACGCGGCACTCGCCCTCTACGGTCTTCACCAGCAGAGTCAGAGCGTCCCCATGCACCGGCGAGGCATCACCATAGGTGCCGCACTGCGCGCCCTCCATCGCAGTGGCCGGTTCAGCGAAGAGGCGGTGGACCGCCGTGTCGCCGCCGCCGTGCACACCACTGCCGTCCCGGCCCTGCTCTATCGACTGCGCGGACTGATCACCCAGCTCAGGTCCGTACAACAGCCCATCGACTACGACCAGTTGATGTCGGACGTCTGGCGCTGGAGCCACCCCGAACACCGGCAGCGCGTGCGCCGCGAATGGGGGCTGGCCTACCACGCCTGGGGTCCCTCCTCACAGGACCAACCTGGCGCCGGACGCAACGGCGAGGGCGTCGCC
- the casA gene encoding type I-E CRISPR-associated protein Cse1/CasA, translating to MGGTKLFNLLDEPWLPVRHGDGAVCGGSEAVEDIGVRRLLLEADRFQDLVVDLPTQKPALYRQVLLPIVVDALGRPTKAGEWAALFEAAAFTPVQRAKLNDYLDEHRHLFDLFDAQHPFGQVADLRTGKDETKGSALLVATAATGNNVPLFSSRTEGDPLELTPAQAARWLLHTHCWDTAAIKTGAVGDPLMKAGKTTGNPTGPLGQLGVVLPRGRTVYETLLLNIPFGQALLSTDQPQWRGRSRDVRAEDSCATAVWHTRPARGLLDLWTWQSRRIRLVPEETPDGTRVTRVIVAAGDRLTVTPDIEPHTTWTTPRIPARPKKAAASPKSTKSPALERPRQHRPGQAAWRGLGALLALGSVTEHRDATTKTAGFRTSALLGNLAETADRMSNAYPLQVELTGIVYGNQSAVIEDVFFDELPLPLAALDPEGEVCEVLLQVVNQAEELATAVNHLSADLRRAAGSDPIPWDKGQRPGDTLLHALDPVVRRLLVGLRKADEAADRAAQGGDNEGDVYDGQGPGLGDGGAGRFEPGWSAWEQKAGQLTWTVAEQVFATASPGLFTGRKAGKEGKEGKEIVHRLSTAERAFRIKLNKILPRRAAQGRHPRPRVE from the coding sequence TTGGGGGGAACCAAGTTGTTCAATCTGCTGGATGAGCCATGGCTGCCCGTGCGCCATGGTGATGGAGCCGTGTGCGGCGGCTCCGAGGCGGTCGAGGACATCGGAGTACGCCGGCTGCTGCTGGAGGCCGATCGGTTCCAGGACCTCGTCGTCGACCTGCCCACACAGAAGCCTGCGCTCTACCGGCAAGTGCTTCTGCCCATCGTTGTCGACGCGTTGGGCAGGCCCACGAAGGCGGGCGAATGGGCCGCCTTGTTCGAGGCGGCGGCCTTCACCCCGGTACAGCGCGCCAAACTGAACGACTACCTCGACGAACACCGGCACCTCTTCGACCTCTTCGACGCCCAGCACCCCTTCGGCCAGGTCGCCGACCTCAGGACCGGCAAGGACGAGACCAAGGGTTCGGCGCTGCTGGTGGCGACGGCGGCCACGGGCAACAACGTGCCGCTGTTCTCCTCGCGCACGGAGGGCGATCCACTGGAGTTGACCCCGGCGCAGGCCGCCCGCTGGCTGCTGCACACCCACTGCTGGGACACCGCGGCCATCAAGACCGGCGCGGTCGGCGACCCGCTGATGAAGGCCGGCAAGACGACGGGCAATCCAACGGGGCCGCTGGGACAACTCGGTGTCGTACTGCCCCGGGGAAGGACGGTCTACGAAACGCTGCTGTTGAACATCCCGTTCGGGCAGGCGCTCCTCTCCACCGATCAGCCGCAGTGGCGCGGACGGTCCCGGGACGTCCGGGCGGAGGACTCCTGTGCCACGGCCGTGTGGCACACCCGCCCGGCCCGTGGGCTGCTGGATCTATGGACGTGGCAGTCGCGCAGGATCAGGCTGGTCCCGGAGGAGACCCCTGATGGGACCAGGGTCACCAGGGTGATCGTCGCCGCTGGCGACCGACTGACCGTGACCCCTGACATCGAGCCGCACACCACCTGGACCACACCGCGCATCCCGGCCCGACCCAAGAAGGCGGCGGCCTCACCGAAGAGCACCAAGTCCCCCGCGCTCGAACGGCCACGCCAGCACCGCCCAGGGCAGGCCGCCTGGCGTGGTCTCGGCGCACTGCTGGCCCTCGGCAGTGTCACCGAGCACCGGGACGCGACCACCAAGACCGCCGGGTTCCGTACCAGCGCTCTCCTCGGCAACCTCGCCGAGACCGCGGACCGTATGTCGAACGCGTACCCCCTCCAGGTCGAGCTGACGGGGATCGTCTACGGCAACCAGTCGGCGGTCATCGAGGACGTCTTCTTCGATGAACTCCCCCTGCCGCTTGCCGCACTGGACCCGGAGGGTGAGGTCTGTGAGGTCCTGCTCCAGGTCGTGAACCAAGCGGAGGAGCTTGCGACAGCCGTCAACCACCTCTCCGCTGATCTACGGCGTGCGGCCGGTAGCGATCCGATCCCCTGGGACAAGGGACAGCGCCCAGGCGACACCTTGCTGCACGCCCTCGATCCCGTGGTGCGCCGACTACTGGTCGGTCTACGGAAGGCCGACGAAGCCGCGGATCGCGCCGCGCAGGGGGGTGACAACGAGGGTGACGTGTACGACGGGCAGGGACCGGGACTCGGAGACGGTGGGGCCGGCCGGTTCGAGCCGGGCTGGTCGGCATGGGAACAGAAGGCCGGACAGCTCACCTGGACAGTCGCAGAGCAGGTCTTCGCCACCGCCTCCCCCGGACTCTTCACCGGTCGGAAGGCAGGCAAGGAGGGCAAGGAGGGCAAGGAGATCGTGCACCGTCTCAGCACGGCTGAACGGGCGTTCCGCATCAAGCTGAACAAGATCCTTCCGCGGAGAGCGGCGCAAGGACGTCATCCGCGTCCCCGTGTCGAATGA
- a CDS encoding cytochrome P450: MNSTTLRRPTTTPVAAPERGAIPVIGHALRVPTDSFTQFAMDEARALGPIYNLRIFSRESLMVSGVDLVAELCDETRFRKSVDDLATVREFGGDGLFTALDHEPNWRKAHNILMPAFSFNALRAYHPTMLLAAQRLLANWDARTGTPVDVADDMTRLTLDTIGLCGFGYDFDCFGGDEEHPFISTMVRALAHAQKKLGHIPGLDFLYAKSEKRHQADITAMNELVDDIVRRRRGELTGRTLDDSAPDDLLSLMLQATDKDTGETLDDTNIRYQVITFLIAGHETTSGALSFALYYLLKHPEVLAAAQAETDALWGDDPGPHPSYEDVGRLTYLRQVLNESLRLWPTAPAFSLEPLEDTHIGRGYPLRRGQNAVVITPMLHRDPAWGDNPELFDPSRFTPERMEQRPAHLYKPFGNGERSCIGRQFALHEATLILGLIVHRYRLRDHDDYQLKIKETLTLKPDGFSLTPVRRTNDERRPATTTTQAPTTPEAPPTTTGLRARGTTLTVLYGSNLGTCRSLADGLAQQGTRHGFTTTVQKLDDAVGRLDPEAPVLIVAASYNGRPTDDAARFVNWLENNDPTGLPAVPYAVLGVGDRNWPATYQRIPTLIDEHLAAAGGTAIAPRAAVDVSADVAAETDRWSEHVWSTLLDRYGLPGEVDDTPAGTRYTIEVMSGPEGPLPPTDDLQPLLVLATGELCDLTHPTGRSKRFLRLRLPEGAEYRSGDHLLVRPVNPAALVDRTTALLGLDPDRVVQLSSAIENPPLPVDQPLSVRALLTHFVELGQPATRRQIRALAALTPCPPDRIGLEHLPEGSTATIPDLLERFVSCRPTLPELLDVLALMRMRHYSISSSAAQAPDTVELMVAAAPVPHRGGQGTWLGAGAAYLAAQEPGDVVDGRIAPCQEPFRPPSDPTTPVIAIAAGTGLAPFRALIADRALAVSGSANVPAVPLYRAPLLCYFGCDHPDVDYLHRDELEAAESMGAVSMRPVHSGTPRDGMRFVQDRIACEADEIWTLLEAGAHIRVCGDGRAMAPGVRDAFRTIYQDRTGASPSDAEEWLSALMTSNRYVEDVWTR; this comes from the coding sequence ATGAATTCGACGACACTCCGCCGACCGACCACGACCCCGGTAGCGGCACCCGAACGCGGGGCCATCCCGGTCATCGGCCATGCGCTGCGGGTGCCGACCGACTCCTTCACCCAGTTCGCCATGGACGAGGCACGAGCCCTCGGACCGATCTACAACCTGCGGATATTCAGCCGCGAAAGCCTCATGGTGTCCGGCGTCGACCTCGTCGCCGAACTGTGTGACGAGACCAGGTTCCGCAAGTCGGTGGACGACCTCGCGACCGTCCGGGAGTTCGGCGGGGACGGCCTCTTCACCGCCCTCGACCACGAGCCGAACTGGCGCAAGGCACACAACATCCTGATGCCCGCGTTCTCCTTCAACGCCCTCCGGGCGTACCACCCCACGATGCTGCTCGCGGCACAACGTCTTCTGGCCAACTGGGACGCACGTACCGGCACTCCGGTCGACGTCGCCGATGACATGACCCGACTGACCCTGGACACCATCGGCCTGTGCGGATTCGGCTACGACTTCGACTGCTTCGGCGGCGACGAGGAACACCCCTTCATCTCCACGATGGTCCGTGCCCTCGCCCACGCACAGAAGAAACTCGGACACATCCCCGGACTCGACTTCCTCTACGCGAAATCCGAGAAGCGCCACCAGGCCGACATCACCGCCATGAACGAACTCGTCGACGACATCGTGCGCCGCCGCCGCGGGGAGCTCACCGGCCGGACGCTCGACGACTCGGCACCCGATGACCTCCTGTCCCTCATGCTCCAAGCGACGGACAAGGACACCGGCGAGACCCTCGACGACACCAACATCCGCTACCAGGTGATCACCTTTCTGATCGCCGGCCACGAAACCACCAGCGGTGCACTCTCCTTCGCCCTCTATTACCTGCTCAAACACCCCGAAGTCCTCGCCGCGGCCCAGGCCGAAACCGATGCGCTGTGGGGCGACGACCCCGGCCCCCACCCTTCGTACGAGGACGTCGGACGGCTCACCTATCTGCGCCAGGTGCTGAACGAGAGCCTGCGCCTATGGCCCACCGCCCCCGCGTTCTCCCTCGAACCCCTGGAGGACACCCACATCGGCCGGGGATATCCACTGCGGCGCGGACAGAACGCGGTCGTGATCACACCGATGCTGCACCGCGACCCGGCCTGGGGGGACAACCCCGAACTCTTCGACCCGAGCCGCTTCACACCGGAACGCATGGAACAGCGCCCGGCCCACCTCTACAAGCCCTTCGGCAACGGCGAACGCTCCTGCATCGGACGCCAATTCGCCCTCCACGAGGCCACACTGATCCTCGGGCTGATCGTCCACCGCTATCGGCTGCGCGACCACGACGACTACCAGCTCAAGATCAAGGAAACGCTGACGCTCAAGCCGGACGGCTTCTCCTTGACCCCGGTACGACGGACCAACGACGAACGCCGACCCGCGACGACCACCACCCAGGCCCCGACGACCCCGGAAGCGCCACCCACCACGACGGGGTTGCGGGCGCGCGGCACCACCCTGACCGTGCTCTACGGCTCCAACCTCGGCACCTGCCGGAGCCTTGCCGACGGGCTCGCGCAGCAGGGCACCCGCCACGGCTTCACCACCACCGTGCAGAAACTCGACGACGCCGTCGGCCGACTCGACCCCGAAGCCCCGGTGCTGATCGTCGCCGCCTCCTACAACGGACGCCCCACCGATGACGCGGCACGCTTCGTCAACTGGCTGGAGAACAACGATCCGACCGGGCTCCCCGCCGTACCGTACGCAGTCCTCGGAGTGGGCGACCGCAACTGGCCCGCGACCTACCAACGCATCCCCACCCTGATCGACGAACACCTCGCCGCCGCAGGTGGAACCGCCATCGCACCACGGGCGGCCGTCGACGTCTCGGCCGATGTCGCAGCGGAAACCGACCGCTGGAGCGAGCACGTGTGGTCGACCCTGCTCGACCGCTACGGCCTGCCCGGCGAAGTGGACGACACACCGGCCGGTACGCGCTACACCATCGAGGTCATGTCCGGCCCGGAAGGCCCGCTCCCGCCGACCGACGACCTCCAACCACTACTGGTCCTGGCCACGGGCGAACTCTGCGATCTGACACACCCGACGGGCCGCTCGAAGCGCTTTCTGCGCCTGCGCCTCCCGGAGGGCGCGGAGTACCGCAGCGGCGATCACCTACTGGTACGCCCGGTCAATCCGGCCGCCCTGGTGGACCGTACGACCGCACTTCTGGGACTCGACCCCGACCGCGTCGTCCAACTGTCATCGGCCATCGAGAACCCACCGCTACCGGTGGACCAACCCCTGAGCGTACGGGCGCTGCTCACCCACTTCGTCGAACTCGGCCAGCCCGCCACCCGACGCCAGATCAGGGCCCTGGCAGCGCTCACCCCCTGCCCGCCCGATCGGATCGGTCTGGAGCACCTGCCCGAAGGGTCCACCGCAACCATCCCTGACCTGCTGGAACGCTTCGTCTCCTGCCGTCCCACGCTCCCCGAACTGCTCGACGTCCTCGCCCTCATGCGGATGCGCCACTACTCCATCTCCTCGTCCGCGGCGCAGGCCCCGGACACGGTGGAGTTGATGGTGGCGGCGGCGCCCGTACCGCACCGCGGCGGGCAGGGCACTTGGCTCGGCGCAGGCGCCGCCTATCTGGCCGCCCAGGAACCAGGGGATGTCGTGGACGGCAGGATCGCCCCTTGCCAGGAGCCCTTCCGCCCACCGTCCGACCCGACGACCCCGGTGATCGCCATCGCCGCCGGTACGGGCCTGGCCCCCTTCCGCGCGCTGATCGCAGACCGGGCGCTGGCGGTCTCCGGCAGTGCGAACGTACCGGCCGTCCCCCTCTATCGGGCGCCGCTGCTCTGCTACTTCGGCTGCGACCACCCGGACGTCGACTACCTCCACCGCGATGAACTCGAAGCGGCCGAAAGCATGGGAGCGGTCAGCATGCGCCCAGTCCACTCGGGAACCCCACGCGACGGCATGCGCTTCGTCCAGGACCGCATCGCGTGCGAGGCTGACGAGATCTGGACCCTGCTCGAAGCGGGCGCCCACATCCGCGTCTGCGGGGACGGCCGCGCGATGGCCCCGGGGGTACGGGACGCCTTCCGCACGATCTATCAGGACCGTACGGGTGCGAGTCCGTCCGATGCGGAGGAGTGGCTGAGCGCTCTGATGACGTCGAACCGCTATGTGGAGGACGTCTGGACGAGGTGA